TGACAGTTTTTACAGCCCAAGACGTATTAAGAGGCAAACCCCTTTGTGTTCTTCTGCTATGTGCATCATGAAAAAACTGGTAATGAGGGGTATCAGAATGGCATAATGTCTTCCGGAGGCAGGTTATAAATGGTTTGCTCGGCAAGATCTCCAGTTCTCCACagaggaatcagaagcacataAAGGGGTTTTATCTGCTAAAGTAAGAGTAAGAAGAGTACAATAAATGCTGACAAAGCTTGATGCTTATTAAAACACAGTCGTTATAAGACACAGAAAATATAGCACCCAAACACTGCCATAGTTTATAAAACTGTCTATACACGATGCTGACAGATTCCTAAGTATTATAGTAAACCGTTTCATGTCTCAAAGAGACCAGCGAGACTTAACTATCCCTTTAAGTCTCAAAGCAGAAGCAGAATTAGAAGTATATATGACTACCTTCCTCAATTCTATCCACACCCCTTCAAATACCGCAACAGATGGTTATGTACAATACTTTTCATTTCAAGTTTCACAAGGGGTTGCGTAAGGAAGAATACAAGTTCCATATGTTAAAATTATTAGCCAGTTCTTATTTCTGACCATTTCTCCCATGTAAGCTGCAGATTATGTGTATCTGGGGCATCAAGGACTGGAATATGtaaaattactattatttatttacaaataaataatatgattttTCACCATTGTGTGTGCACAGTGCAAATCAGTGGGCAATCACTTTGATTTACATTGCCATCTTCCGATGAGGTAGGTGAATACAAATTAGGAACAATTATACACGTGATGGTGGTTACAGCTTCTTGTTTTTGGAGTTTCCCTAATAATTTTCTAAAACTGCATtttcacaaaaagaaaatgttcacGTGTTTGGATAAAACTCAGCATTTATGGGTACAGTTGTGCATCATAATAACTCACttcataaataaacattttagtgTAAATCATAGGGGGTGAAAAAGTAAGTTTTCACGGGCTAGAAAAACAAGGAACCCACATGTAGAAACCCTTGAGATATCTTGCACACATGAGCTGAAAAAGTCTATATCTATGAAGATACTGGCTATAAAGCATATCGAGAGATAGGTATCCTAGTAATATGCATCCGCTGTTATTAACCCTCCGGTACGGCTGAAGAAAGCCTCACAGGTCTCCCTAATACAGTGCAAAAATCCGACTTGTAGAGCATGGGAAGCAGCCATTGTGCGTCAGTCTGGAATGTATTATTGGTCACATAACGgaatacactctgttactgaaaTAGAGCACATTCAGTAGTGTGTTTAGAtgcatttacattatttttacaaaggCTCCTTCTTCAGGTGCACATCGTGAAGTCCGGCTTCTATGTAGCAATGACTATAAGGTCTACATTCCCCTCCAATACTTCAGTGCCTACGTTGCATCAAACACAGTTGTCCCTGAACCCCCGGAGGTCATTACTGCCACGTCTCCTCTCCAGGCTCCTGCGTCTGCTTCCGGAGGTTAAGCCTTGTGCACCGAGGACAGCTGGTGGAATTATCATAATAGCAATCCCTACAGAGAAGGTACAAAGAATATCCATTAATAAGGAACATTATAGTATTCCTGCGTTACAATAAATGTTCCTGACTCTTACCTATGGAACACGGCGGCGCAGTCCTGGCAAACAGACGTGTGGCTGTCAAACGGAAAAAGAACATCTCCTTCTTTGCACAGCTCACAAACAAAACCTTTAGCCTGACAACGCTGAAAGACACAAAAGACACCGCAAAGTTCACAGCTCCACCACACCAAGTTGCTCACTTCTCATTAGCATCCATTCTGCACCGACAGAAAACACGCGGCCTTCTCATTACACACAGTCAGACATTTCCCTCGGATCCTTgttttggaccttctcacctcaCAGTCCAGCTTAATGTGCTTTGCAAACGTGGTGTGTATCTCTGTGAGGGAGCAGCCCAACCGGCCGCTGTGCACGTCCAGGAGATCCTGTAGAGAGTACATGTCATCGTTCTCCACGAAGTGCTGACGATCCTGAAGCTGCAGGGAATGTCTAGTGTTAGACAATGTGGTCACATGAAGCTTCAATCAATTAACCCCAAGATCACGTTGCCCACTGTCTGACAGATGGTCTCTTTCCCTCATTAAATCCATCTTTTTAATTATGGAGCTTGTTGTCTCTCTTATGGAGAAGAATTCTCTCTTTTTAGGGGGGGTTCCTCTGACCTGTAAGAGTAGACGTGCCTCCATAGCTTCCTTGCACGTGATAAAGTAAGGCTTCATCAGTAGGATATCTTGACGTAGTTTCTAGAAGGACAAATCAAGGGAAATATTATGGAAAGGAGTAACAAGAATTTAGAACAAGGCTGCATTGTTGGAACATCGCATGGTTTTACAATTCATACAAGGATCTTCACAAAACGCAGGCAGTATATTGGATCTATAAGTAAAGTTATAACATGatctttatattaataatacaggGATCGTTCAACCTGCTCTGCTGTGTCTTTGGACACCCTGtgttcttcataatgcataacaGATCTCTGGGTGAATGTTAGCATTACAAGGACTTGGACGGTAATCATCCCTTACCCTGATCTCCACCAGCTCCTCCACATAGTTAAAGAGAAGAGGGTTAATTTCTCGCAGCTTCAGGACAGGCCTGCTCAGCATCAGCGCGAGATACCGCATACTGCACCGGGACACCTGAACAGAAAACACTGTACGTTGGTGAACAAAAGAACTCGGGAGAATAGTGGATAGCGAACAATATCTCTGTCGCCTTCTTTAAGccgcataatatatatatagagagagagagagagcaactATAGCGAAGATCCTTACCCTGCGTGGCTCAAATTCCCAGTTGTGAATGACGCGGGCAGGGATGACCGCAAGATCGTTCCAGTGGCAGTTGCTGCAGTAATACTGGCCGGTGTAATCGCACTGGCGCGCCTCGCTCGGGACCGCTCCTGCTGGCCATGAAACAACGGGCTTGAGATTTATAGCGCACGCCGATGCCGTGCTGGAGGACATTATATCACCAGAGACACTCACGCAAAGATATAGGTGCTCGACACTCCGCACAGCGGTAATCCTGGCTGTCTAGCCCAGCCTCGGGGCAGATGGACAGCTCGTACTCAGACTGGTGGCTGACCTTAGACCTTACGCAGGGCTTCGTGATCAGATTCAGACATTTGCTGTGGCAGCGGTAGTAGCAGCCTGTTGACGGACGGAATTGTAATCAGCTAAAAGGTCTAAGACTCATAAAGGACCCAAAATTCTATGAACTGGTGTTAGGAACATCACATACGCCCCTGAGCGCGAGAACTAACTCCTAGCGGAGCCCATAGAGGGGGAACTGCACCATGCGAAGTAACCATGAGTATCTGAGAATTCTTAGTAAATGATCAAATTGAGTATTTAGTATAAATATATCATGCCCAAAGGATAAACTTTGTACGGTCCCTTGGACTTGAGACTTTATACCGTCACAATGGTTTGACAGCTTTTAGATGTAGCATCAGCTAAGGTTCCAGATGACTTTAATGAGGACTCAACGGAGAAGCATTGAGTTCCGACGTGACTTGAGTCCAACTTAAGACGGTCTCAAGACACCCCCAGGTTCAAGACACTAACCCATGATCTAATCAACGCTAATCCACCCTAATGCCCTCACGGACAGGTAATAATGCCTCACCTGTGCACGTGTACCAGGTATGGATCACACCCCAGATGTACGCACTGCATTTATCACACACTTGCTTGACGCTTTTGCTCTTTTCTTTGTAGAATCGGTGCTCCAGTAATATGCGCAGATTGGGCTCGTCTTCGTGCGGGTCCTGAGACACAAAAGGTACACGGCGGGTCTGAAACACGCAGCGCGGGGGGCTTGATCTGCACTACATTTGATCCCCGGTACTCACTTTCAGTTCCTGCAGCTTGAGTCGCAAATGAATAAGCCTGACCACGGCGTCCTTCTGCTTTTCCGAGTGCTCGGGCAGCTCCAGAATCAGCTGCTTACACTCCTCAATGGCTTGCCGCAGCTGCTGGATGTCGGATGCCAGGACTAGGCCCttccaagaagaagaagagattgATGATAGGGTGCAAACCACTTGCCTGTCCTGTTTACACCTGGGTATGCCTGTCCGAATGTACCCGGCACCTTCACCGGTGTCACCCCGTGCCTGCTGCTGCTCAAGGACAACAGTGACCCTGTAACGCCTGCCATTATTATATCCTCCGGCGCTGGTTTCTGCACGCCCCAGTATGTTACAAATCCCCCAGTATGCTTCTCCTCCCAGCAAGGTCTAGCGGACACAACGCTGCATGGGCTGATTTTCAGCAGCTGTAAAGAGGCCTTGTGCGTCTCTCCATTAACGGTCTATCAGCTGATAGATAGGTGGAAGCGACGGATAGAGGGACACCCGCACTAAACCTCTGCTCACCTCAGGCCGGGAGAAATGATCTTCAGATACCCCCAGGTCCATTACACGGTCTGGAGGGCAGAAGTCTTTTTCACAATGTGGAAAAACTGGAGGCgagtctgaaaaaaaaagaaataaaaatgagtaAAAAATATCCGAAGGCTTtattagataataataataatagatgaaTATGTGACTTCAACTGTGTTAACTACTTAAATTATCCAGGGGTACGCGCTCCGTTATGTGCTCCGTTATGTGCTCCATACTAACCCCTGTGGTTCAGCCGCTCGCCCTCGTCTCGGGAGCTCTCCTCTTCACTGGGTTTATTGAACGGGTTGAGATGACCCTGTCGGAAGCGGGCCAGTTTGTCATTGTATTCCATATCCAGTCGCCCTGCGAGGCAGCACAGGACGTATTAGGTGCGTTAGTGTGACCATTAACAGAACAGGCGGAATACAGCTGatatatcaggacaggctcagacggAGTTAGGTCTGTATATACCGTAATATACAGGATCCGACCGCacattatcaggacaggctcagacggagttaggtctgtatataatatacaggatccAACCGCACGTTATAAGGACGGGCTCAGACGGCGttaggtctgtatataatatacaggatccGACCGCACGTTATAAGGACGGGCTCAGACGCGttaggtctgtatataatatacaggatccGACCGCAAGTTATCAGGACGGGCTCAGACGGAGttaggtctgtatataatatacaggatccgaccgcacgttatcaggacgggctcagacggcgttaggtctgtatataatatacaggatccgaccgcacgttatcaggacgggctcagacggcgttaggtctgtatataatatacaggatccgaccgcacgttatcaggacgggctcagacggcgttaggtctgtatataatatacaggatccgaccgcacgttatcaggacgggctcagacggcgttaggtctgtatataatatacaggatccgaccgcacgttatcaggacgggctcagacggcgttaggtctgtatataatatacaggatccgaccgcacgttatcaggacgggctcagacggcgttaggtctgtatataatatacaggatccgaccgcacgttatcaggacgggctcagacagcgttaggtctgtatataatatacaggatccGACCGTACGTTATCAGGACGGGCTCAGACAGCGttaggtctgtatataatatacaggatccGACCGCACGATATCAGGACGGGCTCAGACAGCGttaggtctgtatataatatacaggatccgaccgcacgttatcaggacaggctcagaagGCTAtaggtctgtatataatatacaggatccgaccgcacgttatcaggacaggctcagacagcgttaggtctgtatataatatacaggatctGACAGGACAGGCTGAGGCAGCACTGGGTTTCTAATGATCGGTGATCTGGCTGTATCTGTATCTGATTATTGAAGGATCTGATTGCTCACTAAACATATTCCTAACTGGCATCAGTCAGATAAATGCCCCACGCAGGGGCAGTAGGTCTGCAGGCACAGGGCTGCAGTGACTCAGCCCCTGACAGTGGATGTCACAGCACTGGGCAGACCAAGCTGTCACTGGCTGGGAGAGACCATTGTCAACAAAGAGGGGTGCCCGGTGCTCACCTCGGCATGTCCGACCTATCAGTCCGGGGCTTCTGCAGCCAGAATCGGCGGGGAATCGACTGTCCTCTCTCCGTAACCAAACTCGGTACTATCCCCGGTACTCCGATGATCACACGGGCCGGGCTCCGGTTATCACACCATCAGAGCTCCTCCTCTCCGGGATCCAGTCTGCCCTCTAGCGGTCCGCTTTGTGTATTACGGGCTGATGTAGTGCTCGCATATACCGTGTCGCTGTATGCTATGCCTATATTCTGTGATGTGAATTACTGCTTTTGTTATCCagttatgcaaatatatatatatccatatatatatatatatatatccatatatattacataaagatCCTGAGCTCAAGGAATCTTTTCTCACCCTCCATAGTATCAGCCACAGCACCtttccaatatttttgtaaatactaAATGTTCCATATCAAACTAAATACATTATTCGCAGAGAACACTTTCACTGCAGATCACACATTTGTAAGAAGAATCTCTGTGTTTTTGATACTTTGgagtgtaagctcttgggaTCAGATAGTCTTTTAGTATATACTGTACAAGGCACCATTAAGCCTTTGAAGAACACAATTTCATGGCATTTAAACTTATTACAAATCCACGTTTCTGCTTTGCAGGGAAAACATTCTTCTCCAAATGGAAGTTGTTATGGAATGTCTCCTTGGATTAACCGAACGCCTGTATTGGATGTAGATTTAATAGCTATTATTCTTTTTGGTGACGATGCCAGGGGTTCAAAACGTCTTCTCTCTCAGTTAGTTAAAGGATTTCCctgtctcttttctctccttttgtttttctatagTCTCCTCTCCTCTGcctttttcttctctcctttcatCTCTCTCCTCATCTTTCTGTCGTCTATCAGATATCTTCACTATCCTTTCCCTCTACTCCTTTCTTTTAACCCAGccttctctttcctttctcgTCCCcttcttgtcttttctctttctattaattattttcttttacctcttctctcctttctctcttgcCCATCCTTTCTCTattctctcctctcttttcttctcttctgTTTCTATTCCCTCCTTTCCTCCCCTTTCTTTCACCAGAGTGTCCGGGAAAGAGcttggcaaaaggtggcatccCTAAGTGAATTCCGCATCTCtactgctcttactgtaaatGAGACTTAGCTTTGTTTGAATTTCAAGTTTCAGGGGATGACCTCATGTTCTCCGCCATTCAAGCACCTGCTCCATCTTGGGTTCCTTGTGCATTTTCCATGGCGTTCAGAACAGCATTTCAATAAAAAGCACTTACCGGGGAAGCTTTCCTGGCTTTAGGGTTTGATTGAATGCACTTGGTTGGTTCGGAGTCCCTGGTCAATGTGCACACACATCTAATACTGACGCATACAGGGCACGGGGCGCCACCTTCCAGGGCGGCTCCTCTTCCATATGGATCCAGCCATTAACCAGCATATGGCCTGGTCAGATAAGATAGGGGGCAATATCACAGTGTGGGGGGGGACTTATCTTAAATTATCAGAAAATTAACActgtttaccatttttttttatccaggaTTGAGTCTATTTTTAAGTTTGATAGCATATTTTAAGATTTATTATCCCTTTCACTCtggatttcccttttttttatttaaaaaaaatgctacttgATTTAAATTTTTGTCCTGAACAGAATCAGCTTCCAGAAGACTTCCATTTCCTGAAGGTCCACGAAAGGAGCAGCgatttcctcttcctctctttgGAGGAATCTGGTGTAGTATGGATAGAATGTACAGTTCCTAAATCAAGAATGTCCAGCCttcggccctccagctgctgcaggactacatctcccataatgctctttcagctaaggggccggctgaggaggatgggagatgtagtcctgcagcagccggagggccgcaggttggacacccctgtcctaGAGGTAATGCAAATGGTTTTACAACCTAAGCTCACCATAACTCAGGTAAAATAACCCCTTTCATTGAAATAATTCCACTCAACGCATGCGATGACATGCGAGCCGTGTATTGGcctttcttcatttattttggtaatataatataacaactTGAACAACAATTCTAgttttataataacaataatattatgtttttggacAGCTGCAAGTCCTGTGAGACACATTGTGTCGTTCTACTAGTGCTTTGGGGTAAGCAATAGAATGTCCATGCCTTAATAACCGCAAATGACCCCTAAActtatgaaagtctatggagaaaggGACTTCGTTAGATAAACAGGACTTCATAAGCATAGGCATAAAATGCTGAACGTGGCGATGGAGCAGGAGAAATCAGCCAAAATATGACATCACTGCTTACAATGATGACCTACAAGTCTGCAGAGGAAAGGACTTTATTAGAactttgtaaaataaagtattttttttacactaaaccACTATACAATGGTTGGAATTTAAGAATTAACCCCAAAAGAATGTGGCTATCTATCTCCAGTTACATTATTGTTGGTCCTTGAGACCCAATGATGAGGAATGTTGGTCTAGATGAGCCATTTATCTGGTCAtctctatataataatttatatatttatttatatatattcaatgaaacaaaacactattttaggttgtttttgtatgttttcagATTCTAATCACACACTTGTTCCAAGTTCTAAGGAGACTACTCAGTCACACGttacataacaataataataataataataataaaaactaagtTCATCAGTTTGTTATTGCGTAATAGTTCTCTTTGCTAAGTGAGGATTCTTTGCTTCGGATCTAGTGTCTGACTGCCGTCTCTTTTTCCCCCAGACGAGATAAAACATCGAAAAAGCTGATCATCTGATTGAACCGTGAACATGTAATTATGGACGAACACAAAGTAGTCCATTCTGTAAATTGAAAATAAACCACTCACATGTCGGACAGCAGGAAGTTTAttagtaatttaaaaataaataatccaagaaaacagacattaaaaaagaaatgcacattaaaaaaagtttcagaCATgatcagatttaaaaaaaaaatggcaatacACCAAAGTATGGGTGGCTTAGGGGTAATTCTGTTTGGTTGCATGAATGTTTTCGGATACACCCAGTAAGAGGTGTAACTGTAGACCATGTCCCTTTACTTCATTAACTCTCTGTGCCAAAAATACAGATGGTAAAAACACTCGTATTTACTTAAGGTGCCAGATCTCCTCTCCTGCCAAAGTAGGAAACCTTCTAGGGTCCTCAGTTCCTGCCTAGTTCCACCTGCCACCTCTACCTAAACTCTCTAACTTTCCATGGTCCTCATTCACTTCCATGCCTTAACATCTTAGTCGGTCGGACGCTCCGTCCCAATAAAGATCAGCACACCTAGGTCCTggcaataaacacattttccgTTGTTACACACTTTCTAGACTCCTATGACGAcagagttaaataaataaagggaatGGAGGCTGGAGGCGTAGATTCTATAATTCTAAAGCAGTAAGAGACGCATGAAGTTGAATGAATGATTCCTAAAACCTTGTAGAGGGTGCCGATGTCTCAAGGTGAAAGGCTATCTCCTTACTTCCCCTGAGCTTCAGACTCTTCCTCGTCATCTTCATACATCTCTCCTTCCTCCTCTGCTGTGGCATCTTGGTACTGCTGGTACTCTGACACCAGGTCATTCATGTTGCTCTCGGCTTCTGTGAACTCCATCTCGTCCATACCCTCTCCTGTGTACCAATGCAAGAAGGCCTTGCGTCGGAACATGGCAGTGAACTGCTCAGAAATACGCTTGAAGAGTTCCTGGATGGCAGTGCTGTTGCCTATGAAGGTGGAAGACATCTTGAGACCACGAGGCGGGATGTCACACACAGCTACTTTGACATTGTTGGGGATCCATTCCACAAAGTAGCTGCTGTTCTTGCTCTGGATGGCCAGCATTTGCTCGTCCACCTCTTTCATGGACATGCGTCCACGGAAAACGGTGGCCACCGTCAGGTAACGTCCATGCCTGGGATCACAGGCAGCCATCATGTTCTTAGCATCAAACATCTGCTGGGTGAGCTCAGGTACGGTCAGTGCCCGGTACTGTTGGCTGCCACGAGCGGTCAGTGGTGCAAAGCCTGGCATGAAGAAATGTAGACGAGGGAAGGGTACCATGTTAACTGCTAGCTTGCGAAGGTCAGCATTGAGTTGGCCAGGGAACCTCAGGGAAGTGGTCACTCCACTCATTGTGGCGCTGACTAGGTGGTTGAGGTCACCATAGGTTGGAGTAGCCAGCTTGAGAGTGCGGAAGCAGATGTCATACAAAGCCTCGTTGTCAATGCAGTACGTTTCATCCGTGTTCTCCACCAACTGATGGATGGACAGCGTTGCGTTATACGGCTCAACTACTGTGTCAGAAACTTTAGGGGACGGGACAACGCTAAAAGTGTTCATAATACGATCGGGATACTCCTCCCTGACCTTACTGATGAGCAGAGTGCCCATCCCAGAGCCAGTGCCGCCACCAAGAGAGTGCGTGAGCTGGAAGCCCTGCAGGCAGTCGCAGTTTTCGCATTCTTTCCTCACCACGTCCAACACGGAGTCTACTAATTCCGCACCTTCGGTGTAGTGACCCTTTGCCCAGTTGTTACCGGCACCACTCTGCCCTgtagaaagagaagaaaggtGAGATCTTTAGAGTCTTTCATCGCCGGTCAAACCGGGTTTGTACTTACAATGGACCAGCCGCTGTGTAAGATCCACGCggtgaaataaatgtattgataCAGGGGTTCCGGCGCATGGTTCT
The nucleotide sequence above comes from Spea bombifrons isolate aSpeBom1 chromosome 10, aSpeBom1.2.pri, whole genome shotgun sequence. Encoded proteins:
- the DEF8 gene encoding differentially expressed in FDCP 8 homolog isoform X1 yields the protein MEYNDKLARFRQGHLNPFNKPSEEESSRDEGERLNHRDSPPVFPHCEKDFCPPDRVMDLGVSEDHFSRPEGLVLASDIQQLRQAIEECKQLILELPEHSEKQKDAVVRLIHLRLKLQELKDPHEDEPNLRILLEHRFYKEKSKSVKQVCDKCSAYIWGVIHTWYTCTGCYYRCHSKCLNLITKPCVRSKVSHQSEYELSICPEAGLDSQDYRCAECRAPISLRAVPSEARQCDYTGQYYCSNCHWNDLAVIPARVIHNWEFEPRRVSRCSMRYLALMLSRPVLKLREINPLLFNYVEELVEIRKLRQDILLMKPYFITCKEAMEARLLLQLQDRQHFVENDDMYSLQDLLDVHSGRLGCSLTEIHTTFAKHIKLDCERCQAKGFVCELCKEGDVLFPFDSHTSVCQDCAAVFHRDCYYDNSTSCPRCTRLNLRKQTQEPGEETWQ
- the DEF8 gene encoding differentially expressed in FDCP 8 homolog isoform X2, with amino-acid sequence MEYNDKLARFRQGHLNPFNKPSEEESSRDEGERLNHRDSPPVFPHCEKDFCPPDRVMDLGVSEDHFSRPEGLVLASDIQQLRQAIEECKQLILELPEHSEKQKDAVVRLIHLRLKLQELKDPHEDEPNLRILLEHRFYKEKSKSVKQVCDKCSAYIWGVIHTWYTCTGCYYRCHSKCLNLITKPCVRSKVSHQSEYELSICPEAGLDSQDYRCAECRAPISLRAVPSEARQCDYTGQYYCSNCHWNDLAVIPARVIHNWEFEPRRVSRCSMRYLALMLSRPVLKLREINPLLFNYVEELVEIRKLRQDILLMKPYFITCKEAMEARLLLQDLLDVHSGRLGCSLTEIHTTFAKHIKLDCERCQAKGFVCELCKEGDVLFPFDSHTSVCQDCAAVFHRDCYYDNSTSCPRCTRLNLRKQTQEPGEETWQ
- the TUBB3 gene encoding tubulin beta-3 chain; this translates as MREIVHIQAGQCGNQIGAKFWEVISDEHGIDPSGNYVGDSDLQLERISVYYNEASSHKYVPRAILVDLEPGTMDSVRSGAFGHLFRPDNFIFGQSGAGNNWAKGHYTEGAELVDSVLDVVRKECENCDCLQGFQLTHSLGGGTGSGMGTLLISKVREEYPDRIMNTFSVVPSPKVSDTVVEPYNATLSIHQLVENTDETYCIDNEALYDICFRTLKLATPTYGDLNHLVSATMSGVTTSLRFPGQLNADLRKLAVNMVPFPRLHFFMPGFAPLTARGSQQYRALTVPELTQQMFDAKNMMAACDPRHGRYLTVATVFRGRMSMKEVDEQMLAIQSKNSSYFVEWIPNNVKVAVCDIPPRGLKMSSTFIGNSTAIQELFKRISEQFTAMFRRKAFLHWYTGEGMDEMEFTEAESNMNDLVSEYQQYQDATAEEEGEMYEDDEEESEAQGK